The following is a genomic window from Niveispirillum cyanobacteriorum.
GCCCGATGAAGGGCACCAACCATGCCGTAAACAGCGGTGCCGCCATCGACACGATGCGTCCCCAATGGAAGATGGAAGCCGCGGTCGAGCGCAGATGCGGCGGGTACAACTCTGCCAGCCATGGCCCCCAGACGACGGACGCCGCAATGGCCATACCGTACAACAGGCCAACCAGCAGGAAAGCAAAGGGGGCCAGCGGGACGAACAGGTAAAGGGGGATCAGGGCGGCCCCGATGAGGAAACCCACTGCCGCCGCCCGGCGCCCGAACCGGTCACCGACCCAACCCCACAGGAAGCCGCCCACGGCGGCACCAACAAACTGCCAGCCGACGATGTCGCCGATCAGCGCTTCCGACAATTGTCGGCTGTCACGCAAATAGGTGGTGGCCCAACCGGTGAAGGCCTGATAGCCGAAGAAATTCAGCCCCGCCATCAGGGCCAGCAACAGCGTCTGCCGTCGCACACCAGGACGGAACAGTTCTGTGACGGGCAGGGCGGCCTTGGCCACGGGCGGCGCGGTCTCATCTGCACCCCAGGCCAGAACACGGCGGTCATCCGGCATGGCGGCAAAGGTGAAAAAGGCCAACAACACCGGCACGGCCCCGGCCCACAACAGCAGGGTCCAGGACAGCCCCGCCTTGAACACGGCTGCTGACACGAAGCCAAGGGCGGAGACGGCCAAGTAATAGATGCACATTACGATACCAGCAATCCGCCCGCGTACGAGCGGTGCGAACAACCCGGAATAAAGCCCGACCGCGATCGGGTACATCGCTCCCATGAAAAAGCCCAAGGTCAGACGTTGCACCATCAACTGTGCGAAATTGCTGACAATCAGGCCCGCCAATAACGACCCACCGAAACCCAGCATGACCAGCACCAGGGCGTTGCGCCGCCCAATCCGGTCGGCTACTTGCCCCATGATCACGGCTCCCGCCAGACCGCCCAGTGATTGCCATGTGTATAGCGAGCCCGTCTGCGGCAGGGTGAGCGACAGTGATTGCTGGATATAGGGTCGCAGGATGTCGACCGTGTTCCAGGACCAGGAATAAAAGAAATACGCTGTCAACAGAAAGACAAGCGCGCCGATGCGGCGACCCTTCGTCAAATCCTCGGCACGGGTCATTGGTCTCGCGGCTCCGGCTGGGCTGTCTGAGAGGATCGAAACATGGATTGCATCCGAATGCAAACAGAATAGTGTGCATCGTGAACCCTCGGGCACGGAGGCTGGAGCATACCACGATGAAGACTACGATACGGTGGCATTATCAGTCTTGCATTCGAATGCAGCCCTTGGCAGATTAGGTCTCGTTGCGAAGGACAAACCATTCCGCAGGGGAGGGTAAGTGATGCAGGAATCCGTTGGGCGGCCGGATGGGTCGCCTGGTCGTGCGGCCATGCTTTCCCTGGCTGATGTCCTGGAATTGGGCGGTGTGGATGCCGGAACCGCCTTTTGGCGGGCAACCATGGCCGACACCGTGAATTGGAACGGTCCGCACCCGGTCAACAGCCTGTCGGGCCTTGCCGCCTTCCTGGCCAACGCCTGGGTCCCGATGATCCGGGCCTTCCCCGATCTGGGCCGGCGCGATGACATTGTGTTGGCGGGGCAG
Proteins encoded in this region:
- a CDS encoding MFS transporter, which codes for MTRAEDLTKGRRIGALVFLLTAYFFYSWSWNTVDILRPYIQQSLSLTLPQTGSLYTWQSLGGLAGAVIMGQVADRIGRRNALVLVMLGFGGSLLAGLIVSNFAQLMVQRLTLGFFMGAMYPIAVGLYSGLFAPLVRGRIAGIVMCIYYLAVSALGFVSAAVFKAGLSWTLLLWAGAVPVLLAFFTFAAMPDDRRVLAWGADETAPPVAKAALPVTELFRPGVRRQTLLLALMAGLNFFGYQAFTGWATTYLRDSRQLSEALIGDIVGWQFVGAAVGGFLWGWVGDRFGRRAAAVGFLIGAALIPLYLFVPLAPFAFLLVGLLYGMAIAASVVWGPWLAELYPPHLRSTAASIFHWGRIVSMAAPLFTAWLVPFIGLPLVMSLASVAFIGAAIIWLSLRETAAGRSRGTA